GGATAACCTCTGCCGCCTTTGTTGAACCTCTTGCCCCTCTCTTTTCCCAGCACACTGCCCAGCAAACTTGGCTCCCATCCCCACTGCGTGGAGGCTGCTGTAGCCGTTAGGTTGTATCCCAGCTCTGTGACGTTGGCCCGCTTCAAATACGCAGCCACGTGCTTCTCCTGCCATGGCGGCCTCATGAAGACATTTGAAAATCCCCCTCCAGAAGCAAATCTCTCTGTGGCTGTCTCGATGAACTTGCCCTTATTCTTGGGGTCGGCCTTGACCAGTGTAGCACCCACGCTCAAAACATAGGGACAGTTTCCCATGATTCTTGGAGAGAACACCTCTCTATTCGGGCCTAAACAGCCAGCCTGAGggtcccccctccttccaccGACGCCATAGTCGCCAGAGGACTCTACCACAGTGACCCCCTGCAGTGAAAGCTTCAATATCTCCATGCACTGCCTGCGGGTGTAGGACTCTGGCCAGGCGTGTTCGAAGCCCGAATAGGAGATGGATATGACGTTTGTTGGGCGGTAAGTGCCGCACATCAAGTCGCCTTGGTAACCGTATCTGTCGTTGTTCGGGTTCGGGTACTCGGGATCGCGGCAGGAGTCGTCAGCACAATTTCCTGTCTGATTGAAGGCGGCCATGGTGCAAAAGGAGCCATCGATGGCGTCAAAGAAGGCTTTTTTCTCGTCAGTATTTTGATCAACGCACGTTAGCAATGAAGCCACTCACTATTGAAGAAGCCAGGGTATCTTGTATCAGCACGAGTCTGGTCTTGCTGGTACCATTCGTCGTCTGTTTGGAATAGAACAGTCTTTTGAGGCCATACCAACGGAATAGCCACTTGGAAATCAAGATTggcctcttctcctgctaGCTGGGGATCCTCAATCGGGCCCTCGGCGCCGTTGATCGACTTGAGTTCGGGATGAGTTCCTTTCGGGATCCATGGAGCGACATATTTCCAATAGGTATCCATGTCTTGTTGATTGTAGTGCTGAGCGAGACCTTGAAAGATACCTAACTCGTTGCCTTTAGTCGCTTTCGTTCCAGCTGGGATTTGATACTGGTCTATCACTCATTAGCTGCTTACATCTCTCAGTCAAACATTTTGAACCTACTTCGGATACATTGAGGCGTGATGTCCACATCACAGCCCTCTGTTACCTCGAACTCATCTTCATTCTGGTCCGGCTGGATATTTCCGGCTGGTTTGGTGGCAGTAGGAGTAGACacgctggtggtgcttgtcGCCCCTGACCCTCCCTGTCCCTTTCCCTTGCCTCTGTCTTTGTCTTTATCCTTATCTTTGCCCCCCTTCTTTCGTCCTTTGCGGTCACCCGGGCGTCTTCCCTTCTCGTACCAACTATCGTACCAGACCGACCCTCTCCGTCCCACCATCCTCTTGACAATCTTCTCATCATATCCACCAGCCATCAATTTGATGCCGGGAGTTATGTAATCAATGTGATGCGAAATGTTGTGAGGAACATGATATCTGTGAAGCATTTCGTCAGCAAGATGATCTGACATGGAAGGAACGCGTTGGAAAACAAGCGCTCACTCTGAACAGGCAATGTTTGTTACCCCAGATTCAGGGTGTTCATAAACATGAAACCGAGCAAAAAGCAGTTTCTCGACCTCCTGAACCGGCGCGTCGAACTGAATCCACTATTTCGCACCCGTCAGTACGTTAATGCCCTCAACTTCCCAACCACTCGACCTGTGTAAACTCACCTGCTTGTTCCCCGACAATCCTAGCCTTCTTTCTTCCACGCCCGAGGCCTTCAGCCACTGCTTGACCTCGCCCACCGCCTGTGTTCCCGGCGCAAAGAAGTCGACCACCTCTCGAGCAGTCAAGTGCTTCCCGTAGTTCGGCGATTTCGGATCCGATCTACTCCGTTTTCACGTCAGCCTTTTCCCCaaataaaagaaagaaaaacagaaaagTTACACACATGTCCATTAGCAACTTGTGCGCccgctcctccttttcccgcCCCTGTTTCAAGCCAATTCTCACAGGCAACGCCACCCCATCCTTGACCAgatccctcttcacccagcCCTGGAGTTGCCCGTCATGCTGCCGTTCGTGAAGATCATGCGACCTCGGCACGATCAGAGGCCTCCCTGACCTCGCTGTCGTTGGGCcgccctccaccaaaaaGGCCAGCCCCTGGACACTGGCGAGAGTAAGAAGAACTGATCGAAGAAGCATGCTGAATGGGCTTTTCCGCCGGAGTGTCGAGGAATCAACGGAAAAAAAGAACACGGGCAACAAAGGGAATAAGGAAAGCAACAGAGTCGAcggaaggaaggggagacCCAGAGCGCATCGACTGACCGAGGTAGCTTGACGGCACCGTTGATGACCGACGGGAGCTCATACTTATATTGATTCCCTAAATAGAACAGAGCCATCCTACAGTTTAATATCCCCGATGTGGGCCTGGCCGAGGCCCTTTCCCCAATTCCAGGTTGCCTTCCCCTTGGAAAGTCACCAGCAGTTACATCCGATCCCCAGTTCCAGAAATGTCGTTGCATACCTAATCGTCCTCCCATTGGAACGCAATGCACCTCTGCTGATATTGGACctgacaaggacaaggcaATGCCACTGCGGAGGGCACGTGGCGAGTTACACAATCAATTTTCCCAGTTGCGTCCAGGTCCCTAAAGAAGCAATAACCTCACCAAGGTCTCGAAAAGCCACTACTATATAAAGACACTATTTTAAGCAATGCCTTTCGATTGTTTTTTATCCCCGAGGACGGGCAATCTATTCTGCCGGGTCTTGCATCGGCAGCCCGCTTAGGTTCTCTGCATCCGAACCACTCAGATTGCTTAAtgcccgcccctccccccttttctccccctGAGCCTGGACTATGGCGTCCTACCTAACCACCTAGGCAGGACACCACCAGCTATCATGACAAACAAATAAATGGAAATGTGGCAATTGAAAGCCAAAGGTTCTTGTTCAATCAGAAGATTTTCCTGCCGGTAGAGATCAATCCGGCAAGAGTGTGGATCGCAAGTGGCAACGCCGGATAAATGCCCCCAACGcaagacatcatcatctctttAACACCCGCCGGTACCAAACCTCAAAAAATAAATTGCTCGGAGCCTCGGAGGCGTACCGAAAACTCGACAGAACCACGCTTCGGCTTGAGCGTTGAACCGCCACAAGTGCCACGTTGGTACCCGGACTTGTTGGTTGACCCAGCGTGACGATATCAACCTGAATCTATCGCACGCTACCTTGCCAAGACACTCTCCCGTTAGACAACTAGCGGTACCCGAACCCGATGATAAGTATCTCCGATGCTTCGGGTTTTTTTGGGCCCGTCCGTGTTGCAAGACACACGACTGCGAGACCTGAGGAACGATAATGCCTTTTGATCAaatttttcttcttcattcAGCTCCTGCCGAGATATGAATCCCAGGCAGCAGACTCACGGCTAAGATTATCCTATCCCAAAGCGTGGCCTGATCATATTACCGcctcctttctcttcccctAATCCTCCGTCGCAATTCCATCCGGCCACCCATAGATAGTGATGACATTCGTTCCCATGAATGATGTcaaggggaaaaaaagaaaaggaaaaaaaaacccaaaaaaaaaaagaaaaaccaaccccttcaaagCCAGCTCCCTCAAATATGCAGAGCATCAATATTCGCAGCAATGTACTGCTTGGCCCCCTCACGGAAATCATCCTTCAGATACCCGTTCCGGTTGTTGAAGAACTGAATGAGcctcttgtccttggtgtTCCACGTCGGCCAgttctccttcaccttgctCTTGGCGCTCGTGCCGCCCGACGCGTCGttggggtcgaggttgtAGACAAAGTTGGCATAAAAGTTCTGGATGCTCTTGCTCGCGTAGTTGGGCAGGATGCCATAAAAGACCTGCAGCAAGTCGCTGCCGTGGAAAGTGCCCAGGATGGGGGTGCCCTCATTGTAGCTGGCCAGGTAGGACCAGACGGggacgttggggttggcggcgaTGGCGTACTCGATGAACACACGGCGGGTGAGCGTGAAGACGATGTCGCCGAGGAGAGCAGCCAGGCGCTTGAAGCCGGGGTAGATCTCGTTGAAGAGGCCGGAACCAAAGGGTGAGCCGGCTGAGATCAGGGGCGAGTACTGGCTGACCAGGCCCTTGACCTGTTGCGCGGTGGCGCCGTGGAAGAAGTATCCCCTGAGGTAGTCTTCGAggcggctggtggtggtgacattCTTCTGGAAAAGCGAGAAGAGGGTGCCCTCGTCTTCTTGGTCGCCGATGATCATGGGCACGGCGGCGTACTTGCCAGCCTTGACAAGACGGTCGGCGCTGTCGGTCAGAGCAACACCGTCAGGGCGAGGCAGGTAAGAAAGAGCCACCGAGCTGTAGGAGAGGATGGCCGGGACAGAGTTGGCGGTCTCGAGGAAAGTCTCGTAGGGCAAGTTGCGCAGGCAGTTGAGGGTGTCAGCAGCACCGCCGCAACCGGAACGGGCAACCACAGTGTCGTAGATCTCCTGGCCCTTGGGGCAGTCGACGGGGTCAGCAGGGACAATGCTGCCCGAGTTCATGATGGCACCGCGGAACAGGGGCTTGCCCTTGTAATTGATGTTGCCGTCGTAGAGAGACATCTGGTTCCACACAGAAATGGCACCGGCCGACTCGCCCCAGATGGTGACCTTATCTGGGTCACCGCCAAACGCAGCAATGTTGTCGGCGACCCACTCAAGACCCATGCGCTggtcaagatggccaaggTTGGCAGAGCCGTCCTGGAGGACTTCCTTGCCGGGCATGAAACCAAAGGCGCCCACACGATAGTTGACAGCAACAAACACGTAGGGCTTACCGGCGGCCATGGCATTGGAGACAAGCGGGCCTCCGTCATACATGGAGCTCCATCCAAGCTGCATGAAATGTTAGTCAAATGTTCTGAGCTTTCTCACCTTAAGGCTTTTTGCTTACCTCGAAACCACCACCGTAGATCCAAAACAGGACTGGCAACTTATCGCCGGCCTTGGTGCCAGCTGGGCGGATCACGTTGATGTTCAAGCAGTCCTCACTGATCTTGAGTGCCTTTTGAAACAGGGCAGTGTTGACAACCGTATCAATGACTTTGGCGAGCAGATCCTCCGAGTCGGTATCGGCCAAGAACTGAGGGCAGGCAGCGGCGATGCCGCCAGCGTCGTATGTGCCGAACGAAGCGGTGGTTCTGACGGGAGGCTTGAGGCGGAGAGGACCAACGGGGGCTTCGGCGAAGGGAATGCCATTGAAGGCTTCCGTGTTGATGCGGCTGACACCGACAACATTGCCCTGAGCAATCGAGACAGTGGGCCTGGCTCTCTTCTCCAAAACCTGAGTGGGAGGCTCAGGGGGGGCAGCGAGGGCCTGGCCAACGAGGGCCGCGGCGGCGACGAGAGTGGCGACGCCCTTCATGGTGTTTGCCGGACAAGAGGGAACAGGAAGGGgtgagaggaagatggatgaGATTCCCTGGCTGACGAGTCCTCATACCCaaggagggcggcgagggacGAGATCTATATAGCTCTTCTGCTATTCCATCTTGTTCAACAGCCACGGAGTTTGTGTCCACCTGTAATCTCAACGACAAGAGCTTGTACCCGCCTTGCTGCACTCCACCATCGTGGGTCACCGTGACATGGCAGGGCTTCCCCAGAAAAAGCTCCCATGTACATACGCGGACATGGTCTCCACCAAGCCAGCTGACTGACTGGCATCAAGGAGATATGTACAGGATGGGCAAGCGGCCGCGGGCAGCATCGGGCGGACTGCCGTTGCGGTACCGCTCCGAGGCGCAGTGATCTGGTTTTGGGGTTTCACTCTGAGCG
The sequence above is a segment of the Podospora pseudoanserina strain CBS 124.78 chromosome 5, whole genome shotgun sequence genome. Coding sequences within it:
- a CDS encoding hypothetical protein (EggNog:ENOG503NXKD; MEROPS:MER0033188; COG:G), with protein sequence MKGVATLVAAAALVGQALAAPPEPPTQVLEKRARPTVSIAQGNVVGVSRINTEAFNGIPFAEAPVGPLRLKPPVRTTASFGTYDAGGIAAACPQFLADTDSEDLLAKVIDTVVNTALFQKALKISEDCLNINVIRPAGTKAGDKLPVLFWIYGGGFELGWSSMYDGGPLVSNAMAAGKPYVFVAVNYRVGAFGFMPGKEVLQDGSANLGHLDQRMGLEWVADNIAAFGGDPDKVTIWGESAGAISVWNQMSLYDGNINYKGKPLFRGAIMNSGSIVPADPVDCPKGQEIYDTVVARSGCGGAADTLNCLRNLPYETFLETANSVPAILSYSSVALSYLPRPDGVALTDSADRLVKAGKYAAVPMIIGDQEDEGTLFSLFQKNVTTTSRLEDYLRGYFFHGATAQQVKGLVSQYSPLISAGSPFGSGLFNEIYPGFKRLAALLGDIVFTLTRRVFIEYAIAANPNVPVWSYLASYNEGTPILGTFHGSDLLQVFYGILPNYASKSIQNFYANFVYNLDPNDASGGTSAKSKVKENWPTWNTKDKRLIQFFNNRNGYLKDDFREGAKQYIAANIDALHI
- a CDS encoding hypothetical protein (COG:E; EggNog:ENOG503NX98; MEROPS:MER0005329) — its product is MLLRSVLLTLASVQGLAFLVEGGPTTARSGRPLIVPRSHDLHERQHDGQLQGWVKRDLVKDGVALPVRIGLKQGREKEERAHKLLMDISDPKSPNYGKHLTAREVVDFFAPGTQAVGEVKQWLKASGVEERRLGLSGNKQWIQFDAPVQEVEKLLFARFHVYEHPESGVTNIACSEYHVPHNISHHIDYITPGIKLMAGGYDEKIVKRMVGRRGSVWYDSWYEKGRRPGDRKGRKKGGKDKDKDKDRGKGKGQGGSGATSTTSVSTPTATKPAGNIQPDQNEDEFEVTEGCDVDITPQCIRNQYQIPAGTKATKGNELGIFQGLAQHYNQQDMDTYWKYVAPWIPKGTHPELKSINGAEGPIEDPQLAGEEANLDFQVAIPLVWPQKTVLFQTDDEWYQQDQTRADTRYPGFFNTFFDAIDGSFCTMAAFNQTGNCADDSCRDPEYPNPNNDRYGYQGDLMCGTYRPTNVISISYSGFEHAWPESYTRRQCMEILKLSLQGVTVVESSGDYGVGGRRGDPQAGCLGPNREVFSPRIMGNCPYVLSVGATLVKADPKNKGKFIETATERFASGGGFSNVFMRPPWQEKHVAAYLKRANVTELGYNLTATAASTQWGWEPSLLGSVLGKERGKRFNKGGRGYPDVSAIGDNYRVVLRGYADSMSGTSVAVPVWASILTLINEERLVRGKRPVGFIHQVLYDHPEVFTDITSGSNPGCGSNGFPVKEGWDPVTGLGTPIYPKLLKLFLSLP